The following is a genomic window from Egicoccus sp. AB-alg2.
ACCCTCGACGCCCGGCGTGGGGAACTGCTCGCCGAACTCGAGGCCGCCGAGCAGCGGGGGCCCGGCAGCGTCCACTGGGATCCGGACCTCGCCTACCCGGAGTACTTCACGAGCGCGGACATCCACCTGCAGCCCGAGAGCTACGAAGGTGACGACCTCGCCGGCTACATCTACCACTACGGCACCAACATCTTCTACGTCGGTCGCAACGACGACGACCGGGCCAAGCAGGGCACCGTCGACCGCCTGCCGCTGCCGGAGGGGCCCACCGAGGCCGTACTCGACCTGGCGTGCTCCATCGGGCAGTCGACGACGGCGCTCAAGAAGCGCCTGCCCGAAGCCCGCGTCACCGGCATCGACCTGGCCGCACCGATGGTGCGTTACGCCCATCTGCGGGCGTCTACGCTCGGCATCGACGTCGATTTCCGCCAGGAGTCCGCAGCCGACCTGTCGTTCGAGGACGGCACCTTCGACCTCGTCTACTGCAACATCCTGTTCCACGAGGTCCCCCGCGAGACGGCGGAGCAGGTCGTGGCCGAGGCGCACCGCGTCCTGCGCAACGGCGGCATGTTCATCGTCCAGGACTTCGGCAACCGCTCGCCGGACGGTCCGATGACGATGCAGGACTACACCCGCAACATCGACACCAACTTCAACGGCGAACCGTTCGCTAGCCGCTTCGTCTACTCGGACTTCCTCGATCTGCTCCGAGCCACCTTCGCCGACGTGGACCCGGACGCGAGCCCGGACCCGTCGGGCATCCGTCAGATGCGGGTGTGTCGCAAGTGAGCGCCCCAGCGATCGAGCCAGCGACCAGGAGGCCGACCACCATGACCCAGCCCAGCCCGACGCCCGCGGCGGCCGTGTCCGTCGACCAACGCCACCCGTACTTCCTCGACGACCCGGTCGTGGACGCCCTCGTCGAGGTGTGTCTCGAACTCGGCGGCGAGCTGTGGGCCACACGCTCGCGGGTCGCCCGGCTCGAGGGGCTGCTCGAGGTCGGGGGCCGGCCAGTGGCCGAGCTCCTCGAGGAACAGGGCGGCGCCGAGGAGGGCCGCGCGGCCTGGACCGCCGAACGCGACCAGTTCGTCGAGCGCCTGTTCGGCGTCCTCGCCCGGCGCGACCACGTGCCGGCGAGCGAGATCGTCTGACGCACAAACTGCCCCTTATACGGGAAGGCGCCGGCACCTGCCGGCGCCTTCTTCCGTTCCGCGGCCGTCGGCGCGGATATCGGACCAGGGGTTGACGGCCCATGAGGCCGGCTCCTAGTGTTCCATGTGGGAGCATAATGTTTCGACATGTGGAACGGGAGTGGGCATGGCCGACGTTCGGGTCGCCGAGCGGGCGATCGAGGTTCACCACGTCTCGAAGACCTTCCGGGTCAACCGAAATGACCATGTTCAGGCGTTACGGGACGTGCACTTCGGGATCGACGAGGGCGAGTTCGTGGTCCTGCTCGGCCCGTCCGGCTGCGGGAAGACCACGCTGCTGCGCATCATGGGTGGCCTCGAACCGGCCACCGAGGGTGGCATCAGCTTCCCGGGCGGTTCGGGCGGCGTGGGTGACATCGGGTTCGTGTTCCAGGACGCGACCCTGATGCCGTGGCGATCAGCACAGCGCAACGTCGAGGTCCCGCTCGAGATCGCCGGCATCGACCGGGCCGCCCGTCGGCAGCGTGCTGCCGAGTTGCTCGAACTGGTGGGGCTGAGGGGCTTCGAGAAGAAGCTGCCCACGCAACTGTCGGGCGGGATGCGCCAGCGCGTGTCCATCGCCCGCGCCCTCGCCCACGACCCGCCGGTCCTGCTCATGGACGAGCCGTTCGGGGCGCTCGATGCGCAGACCCGCGAGTCGATGAACGTCGAGCTCCAGCGAATCTGGATGGAGAGCGCGAAGACGGTGGTGTTCGTGACCCATTCGGTCGAGGAAGCCATCTTCATGGCCGACCGCATCGTGCTGCTCGACACGCACCCCGGACGCATCCACTCGATCACCCCCGTCACCTTCCCCCGGCCCCGCCAGCCCGAGTTGATCCGCTCCGCGCCGTTCCAGGACCTCGTTTCCGAGATCCGCGACGCCATCGCCGTGGTCGGCAGCGGCAACAACGACCTGCAGCCGGTCGAAGGGAGCGACGATGTCGCCCACTGACGCGATCCGGGCGGACGCCCACCCCGAAACCGTGCCGGCGGACCTGCCCGTCGACCCGGGCCCCAACCTCGTCACGCGGCTCGGCCAGAGCCGCTGGCTGTCGCTGTGGACGACGCCGTTGATCCTGGCCGTCGTGCTCATCACCTGGGAGACCTACGTCGCGGTGACGGGGATCTCCCGGTTCGTCCTGCCGGCGCCGTCGGCGGTCGCAGCCGCGTTCGCCGAGCAGATCACCGACCCGTTCGTATGGCGCAACCACATTTGGACGACCTTCTACCAGGTCATGTGGGGGCTCGGCTTCGCGATCCTGCTGGGTGTCGGGCTCGGGTTCGCAGTCGGCAAGTCGCAGGTGGTCGACAAGATCATCAGGCCCTTCCTGGTCGCGACCCAAGTCGTGCCCAAGGTCGCGCTGGTGCCGCTGTTCATCCTGTGGTTCGGGTTCGGCCCCACGTCCAAGATCGTGATCGCCGCCCTCCTTGCGTTCTTCCCGCTGCTGATCAACACCGCGTTCGGCGTCCGCTCGGTCCCGCAGTCGATGCACGACCTGATGACCACGCTCGGCGCGAGCCGGTGGCAGCGGTTCTGGAAGGCCGAGTTCCCCCACACCCTGGCCTACATCCTGGCCGGCATGGAGCTCGCGGTCGTGCAGGCCACGATCGGGGCGATCGTTGGCGAGTACCTCGGCGGCGACCGGGGCCTGGGTCGCTACGCGGTCAACCTCCAGATGCAGTTGCAGGTGGACAAGCTGTTCGGCGCGATCTTGATGATGACGATCTTCGGATTCCTGCTGTATTCGCTGGTGATGGGGACGCGTCGCTACTTCATCCCCTGGCACGAATCGGCCAAGCCGCGTCGCCGCCTGTGACAACAGGTGGTGTCAAACCACGGGGAACCAACCGGGTTAGAGGGAGCCTCCATGCAGAGCAACAACACGACAGGACCGGCGAACATCAGCCGCCGTTCGTTCCTCCGCGGCAGCGCCGCCACCATGATGGTGCCGCTCGTCGGCGGCGGGCTCGGTGCCCTGCTGTCTGCCTGCAGCGACGGCCAGGCCCAGCCGGCCGCCAACGGAACCGAGGGCGAGGCCGCCAACGGGTCGGACACGCTATCGGGCCGCTACATGACAGCACTCGGTTTCTCACTGAGCTTCATCGAGACGGTGATCGCCAAGGAGCAGGGCTTCTTCGACGAGCAGGGGCTGTTCCTCGAGATCCTCGGCGGCCAGGGCACCGCGACCGCGCTGCAGTCGGTGTTGGGAGGCACCACGCAACTGTCGCGCGCGAATGCCATCAACGGCATCATCGCCATCGCGAACGAGCAGGCGCCGATCATCAACATCGGCACGGTGCGGCAGCGCGGGCAGTTCGAACTGGTCTCGCTGCCTGACTCGCCGATCAACTCGCCCGACGACCTCAGCGAGGGTCTGACCATCGGCATCGTCTCGGCCGCCGGTGCGACCGAGAACCTGCTCGACCTGATCCTCAGCAACCAGGGCATCGACCTCGGCAGCATCCAGCGACCCGTGACCGGCGTCGGCCCGGCCGGGTACGAGCTCGCCCGTGACGGCTCGGTGGACGCCTGGATCTCGGTCAACACCGACCGCCAGACCCTCGAGGACGACGGCAACGACCTGGTGTCGTTCAACATCTACGACCACGTCGACCTGCCGTCGGACACCTACTGCTGCGCGCTCGAACTGGTCGAGAACGACGATGACCGGCCGGCGCGGTTCCTCGCCGGCGTCCTGCAGGCCATGGACTGGGCCACCGACGAGTCGAACTGGGAGCAGGCCGTCGAGCATCTGCGGGTCTACAACAACGAGATCGACACCGAGGCCGCACTCGTCGAGTTCCCGCTCATGGTCGAGGACTGGAACGCCAACGGTGAGGACGGTCGACTCGCACTCGTCGAGCAGAAGTGGAGCGGCGGCCAAGAGGCCCTCACATCGGTCGGCCTCGTCAACGAGACCGTCGAACTCGACAAGCTGATCTACCCCGACTACCTCGAGCAGGCACGCGAGCGGATCTGATCTCGTTGCCAACGACCACGTCGACCACGTCGGGAGAGGGGAGGGCCGTCGCGCCGCCCCCTCTCCCGACGTGGTCGTTCAAGACCCGGCAGCAGTACGGCACGTGGCCGGAGTTGCGCGAGTTCTGGCGCGCCGCGGACGACCTCGGGGTGTTTCGCGGTGGCTGGGTCTACGACCACCTGTTGCCGATCTTCACCGACGGTGCCGGCGGCCCGGTCCTCGAGTCGTGGACGCTGCTGACCGCCCTCGGGGCGAGCACGACCCGCCTGCGCCTCGGCGTCATGGTCTCTGGCAACGTCTACCGGAACCCGGCCCTGCTGATGAAGATGGCGACCTCGATCGACGTGATCAGCGACGGGCGGGTCGACCTCGGCCTGGGCGCCGGCTGGAACGCCGAGGAGTACCAGCGCTTCGGGTTCGGTGACGTTGCGGCGCCCGGCCTCCCTCCGGTCCGCGAACGCATGGACCGGCTCGACGAGGCCTGTGCCGTCGTGACCGCGATGCGCCGGTCGCCCGACGGGGCGACGGTGCAGGGTCGCTACCACGGCGTCGACCGCGCGGTGCTCGACCCGGCCCCCCTGGGCCCCCTGCCGCTGTACATCGGCGGCCGCGGCGAGCGTCGCACGTTGCGCACGGCCGCCCGCTTCGCCGACGGCTGGAACCTGCCGGCCGGCGACGCGGCCGTGCTCGCGCACAAGCGTGGCGTGCTCGAACGGCACTGCGCTGACCTCGGCCGCGACCCCGCCGAGGTCGAGGTCTCGGCCCAGGTGGTCGTCGACGCCGGCATCGACGCCGCGGTCGACAAGGCCCAGGCGTTACGCGCCGCCGGGGCCGGCCACGTCGTGTTCGTCTTCGACCCGCCCCTGCGGACCGTGGACCTCCAGGCGCTCGCGACACGCCTCGATGAGCACACCGCCTGACCCCGGCAGCCGCCGTCCGACCTATTCGAGGAGTTCGTCCGTGGAAGTCATCAGCCCGATCGACGGCGCCGTGTTCGCCACGGTTGGCGAGCACACGGTCGCCGACGCCGAACGTGCCCTGGCCACCGCCGCCGCGGCACAACCGGCGTGGGCGGCGACGGCGGCCGGCGAGCGCGGTCGTCTGCTGCACCGCGTGGCCGACCTCATCCGGCGCGACCGGGAGAGCCTCGCCGAACTCGAGTCACGCAACACCGGCAAGCTGTTGGCCGACACGCGGCGCGAGGTCGAGCGTGCCGCGGACTGCTTCACCTACTACGCCGGCTGGGCCGACAAGGTGCTCGGCCGCACGATCCCGGTCCCCGGCGACTTCCACACCTACACCGAGCGGGTGCCCTTCGGGGTCGCGCTCGGCATCATCCCGTGGAACGTGCCACTGTTCTTCGCGGCAAAGAAGATGGCACCGGCGCTCGCCTTCGGCAACGCGACAGTGGTCAAGCCGGCGCCAGAGACGCCCTTGACGGCCATGGCGCTTCGTGACCTCGTCATCGAGGCCGGGATCGACGAGGACCTGGTCCACGTCGTGGTCGGCGGTCGCGAGGTCGGTGCCGCCCTCGTTACCTCACCGGACAGCCACCTCGTCGTCGTCACCGGGCACCCGGACACCGGCCGGGCCATCGCCCGTGCCGCCGCCGACACGCTGACGCCCGTCGGGCTCGAACTCGGTGGCAAGTCGCCGCAACTGGTCTTCACCGACGCGGACCTCGACGCCGCTGCCGACGCCATCTCGCTGGGCGTGTTCGCCACCGCCGGCCAGATGTGCATCGCCGGTTCGCGCCTGCTCGTCCACGAGCAGGTCCACGAACCGCTGCTGGAACGGCTGGCCGATCGGGTCACCCGCCTACGCGTCGGTGACCCCTTCTCGCCGGACAGTGACCTCGGACCGCAGATCACCTCCGCCCAGCGCGACAAGACGCTCTCGTTCATCGAGGGCGCGGCCGGCGAGGGCGCCCGCCTGGTCGGGCAGGCGTCCCTGCCCGACGACCCGCGGCTCGCCGACGGCTACTTCGTGCCGCCGTCACTGTTCGACCAGGTCCATCCCGACTCGACGCTAGCCCAGGAAGAGGTGTTCGGGCCCGTCCTCGGCATCACGACCTTCCGGGACGAGGCCGACGCGGTGCGTCTGGCCAACCACACCCGCTTCGGACTCGCTGCCGGGGTGTGGACCTCCGACGTCGGCCGCGCCCACGCGATCAGCCGGCAGCTGCGCGTCGGCAACGTGTGGATCAACACCTACCGGGTCCTTTCCGACCTCGTCCCGTTCGGGGGCTTCGGCGACTCCGGCTACGGCCGCGAGAACGGCGAGGACGCCGTCAATCTCTACACCACCACCCGCGCGACGTGGACGTCGCTGCGCGCGGGTGTCCCGACCCTGTTCAGCCAGGCCCGATCCCAGTAGGAGCACTCCCATGTCCGCATCCGCAGCGCCGGAGAAGCGCGTTCTCGTCACGGGCGCCGGTCCCGTCGGCCTGACCATGGCCGCACTGCTCGCCTACCGGGGCATCCCCACGCTCCTCGTCGAGGAGCGGGCCGAGGTCGACCCCGAACCCAAGGCCTCGACGTTCCACGCGCCGACGTTGGAACTGCTCGACGTGCTCGGGGTGACCGAGGCACTGGTCGGCAAGGGCCTGATCGCCGACAAGTACCAGAACCGCGACCGCGAGAAGGGCGTCGTGGCCGAGTTCGACTTCGGCCTGCTCAAGGACGACACCCGCTACCCGTTCCGGCTGCAGTGCGAACAGCAGCGGCTATGTGAACTGCTGCTCGACCGCCTCGCGGACGAACCGCTGGTCGAGATTCGCTTCTCCACGCGACTGGACGCGTTCGTGGACGACGGCGACGGGGTCACGGTGACGCTGGTCACCGACGCGGGCGAGAGCGTCCAGGAGCGGGCCAGCCTGCTCATCGCGGCCGACGGCGCGTCGAGCACGGTCCGCGAGCAGCTCGGCGTCGAGTTCCCCGGGACCACCTACGAGGACCGCTACCTGGTCTTCCTCACCGACTTCGCGTTCGAGGACGTGCTCGACGACCTCGTGCTCGTCAACTACATCTCCGACCCCAACGAGTTCGTGGTACTGCTGCGGGCGCCGCAGGCCTGGCGCGTGCTGTTCCGTGCCGAGCCCGAGCTGACCGAGGAGCAGGCCTTCGACCCGGTGCTCGCTCAGCGCCGGCTGCAGGGCGTGGTCCCGCGCGACGAGGACTACAACGTCGTGCACACCCAGCTCTACCGCATCCACCAGCGGGTGGCGGAGAGGTTCCGGGTCGGGCGCACGCTGCTGATCGGTGACGCCGCCCACCTCAACAGCCCGATCGGTGGCATGGGCATGAACAACGGCATCCACGATGCTTTCGATCTCGCCCGGTCGCTGCCGGACGTGGTCGCCGGCCGAGCGACGGTCGACTCCCTCGACGACTGGGCCCGCCGTCGCCGCGACATCGCGCTCGAGTACGTGCAACTGATCACCGACCGCAACAGCAAGGCCCTCGCCGAACGGGACGAAGCCGCGCGCCAGGCGACGCAGGAACAGCTGCGCGCGACGGCCAGCGACCCCGTCAAAGCCCGCGAGTGGCTGCTGTCGTCATCGATGCTCAAGGCCGTCAACGCCCAGCGGCTGCTGCCCTACGCCTGAGCGAGCCGGCAGACCTGCGCCGAAGGAACCATCCATGCCTGATGTCATCGGCTACCGCGCCAACGTCGCCGTGCTCATCCCGTCGACCAACACCGTCGTCGAGGCCGAGTACAACATGATGGCACCGCACGGGGTCACTATCCATGCCGGCCGTATGTATGTCGGACGTCCGCAGTTGCACTCCGACGAGGCCACCGTCCAGCTCCTCGACGACGTGCGTGCGGACGTTCCCAACGCCGTCCGCGACGTGGTCACCCTGCAGCCCGATCAGATCGTCATGGGGATGTCCGCGCCCACGTTCTACGGCGGGCTCGAGGGCTGCCGGCAGTACGAACGCGAGATCACCGAGCTCGCTGGCGGCGTCCCGGTGACCAGTGGTCCGGCTTCCCTCGTGCGGGCCCTCGACGCGCTGGAGGCTCGCACGATCGGCGTGCTCAGTCCCTACCAGCCGGTCAACGACAAGCAGGTCGTCAACTACTTCGAGGAGGCGGGACGCAGCATCACGGGCTATCTCGGGATGCGCACCGGGTCGGCGACCGGGATCGCCGAGCTGACCGAGGACGAGGTCCGGCCCAAGCTCACCGAACTGGCGGCGTCCAAGCCGGACGCGATCGTGCAGGTCGGTACGAACCTGGCCATGGTGCGCCTGGCCGGCGAGGCCGAGCGCTGGCTGGGCCTTCCGGTGCTGGCGATCAACGCGACGTCGATGTGGTCGGCGCTGCGCGACCTCGGCATCGATGACGGCATCCGCGGCTTCGGCTGCCTGCTCCGGGACCATTGACGACCGACGCGGCCCCGATCGAGCCGCCGGCGCGCCGGGCGGGCAAGCTGCTGCTCGATCGGGGCTTCGGACCGTTCTTCCTCGGCAACCTGGTGTCCAACAGTGGCACCTGGTTCCAGAACATCGCCGCCGTCCTGCTCATCCACCAACTGACCGGCTCGGCGACCTACGTCGGGCTGGTCAGCGCGATGCAGTTCGGTATGACGCTGCTGTGGAGCCCGTGGGCCGGGACCTGGGCCGACCGGGTCGACCGACGGTGGCTGATGCTGTTCGGCCAGGCGCTCGGGCTGACGTCGGCGGTGTCGCTGGCGCTGCTGGCCCGCGGCCCGCTCTCGCCGGTCGCGATCCTCTCGCTCGTCGCGCTCGCCGGATGCGGGCACGCGATCAGCAGTCCGGCGATGCAGGCCTCCATCCCCAACCTGGTGCGGCCTTCGGAGGTGGCGCAGGCCGTCGCGCTGCAGTCGTTGACGTTCAACCTTGCCCGCGCCGTCGGACCCGCGGCCGGCGCCTTCGTCTACGCACGCCACGGGCCCTCGGTCTCGTTCGCCGTCAACGCCGCGAGCTACGGGCTGTTCATCCTGCTGCTGCTCGGCCTGCGGCTGCGTCGGCACCACGCGTTGCGGACCGCGGACCGCTCGGTGCTGGCCGGGCTGCGGTTCGTGCGGCAGCGGCCGGCCCTGGTCGCCGCGCTCGCCGGGGTCGGCGCGCTCGGCTTTGTCATGGACCCGGTCAACACGCTCACGCCCTCGCTGGCCGGGCTGCTCGGCCGCGGTGACGAGGTCGTCGGGATCATGGTCACCACGTTCGGCATCGGTGCGGTCGCGGTCGTGCCGTTCATCTCGCGCCTGCGTGGCGATCGCGCCCCTGGGACCAGCGGCGCCCGGGCACTGATGGTCCTCGCCGCGAGCCAGGCGCTGCTCGGGCTGAGCCCCAACCTCGGGATCGCACTTGTCGCCCTGCTGGTCGGCGGGGCGGGCTTCCTGTTCGGTGTCGCCGACCTCACGGCCGTGATCCATGCGCGCGTCAACGAGCACCTCAAGGGACGCGTGATGGCCATCTGGGGCATGGCGTTCCTCGGCAGCCGCCCGGCCGCAGCCGTGTTCCACGGCTCGCTCGCCGACGCGACCAACCCGAGGGTCACGACGATCGTGACCGCGACGCTCGGTGTCGCTGCGGCGGTGGCCGTCAGGCGCCGGCTGGCTGCAGCTGACCGTGCCGTACCGCGCTGAGCAGATCGTCGGCGTCCATGAGCGTGGCGAAGTGGCGGCCGAGGTTGTCGATGGCAGGGCGCCCGAGCCGTTGGTCGGTCCACCCGACCAGTTCTGGCACGACGATTACCTCGAAATCGCGCATGAACGCGTCGCGGACGGTCGAGTCGACACACACGTTGGCGGCGGTCCCGACCACGATGATCCCGTCAGCGCGGGCACTGCGGAGCAGCAGCGGGAGCGCTGTGTCCACGAAAGCGCTGTACCGGTGCTTTTCGATCACCTGGTCGGCGTCCGAGAAGCCGGCCCCAGGGTGCAGTTCGGCGCCCCACGAACCCTCAGCGCAAACCGCCAGCGGGTCGCGCCCGAGGGCGGCCATGCGGCGACGGCGCGCCGGACTCGTGGTCCGTAGCGAGGTGACCTGCCGGACCGCCGTGATGCCGAAGCCGACCTCGCGCAACCCGGGCAGGGTCCGTGCGAGTGCATCGACCATGGCCTCGTTGGCCGAGACGTCGGCGCCCAGGCGCGCCAGCGCCCCGGAGGGGTCGCAGAAGTCGTTCTGGACGTCGATGGCCACCACGTGCCAGCGAATCGAAGCATCGAGCACCGCCGCCTCCCACCGCTTGTGCCGCTCCCGCGACCACGTTAAGGTACACCGTTCCACTAGACGATACAACGTTTCTGTCATGTGCCCCGGGGGCTGGGGGAGACCGCCCGCCCCCGGCGGACGCCCGTTCGCGCGGAGATCTCTATGGCCCAGACCACGCTGCCCTCGGCTGGCACCGACACGATCACCCTCAGCCAGTCGCTGGCCCGGTTCGCGGCCGAAGCGACCTACGACGCGCTGCCGGACGAGGTCCGGGCCAGCGTGCGGCAGCGACTGCTCGACACCCTCGGCATCGCCCTCGCGGCGACGAACCTCGACTCGAGCCAGGGCGTCCTCGACCACCTCGTCGCGCAGGGTGGCCGGCC
Proteins encoded in this region:
- a CDS encoding ABC transporter permease, coding for MSPTDAIRADAHPETVPADLPVDPGPNLVTRLGQSRWLSLWTTPLILAVVLITWETYVAVTGISRFVLPAPSAVAAAFAEQITDPFVWRNHIWTTFYQVMWGLGFAILLGVGLGFAVGKSQVVDKIIRPFLVATQVVPKVALVPLFILWFGFGPTSKIVIAALLAFFPLLINTAFGVRSVPQSMHDLMTTLGASRWQRFWKAEFPHTLAYILAGMELAVVQATIGAIVGEYLGGDRGLGRYAVNLQMQLQVDKLFGAILMMTIFGFLLYSLVMGTRRYFIPWHESAKPRRRL
- a CDS encoding ABC transporter substrate-binding protein, with protein sequence MQSNNTTGPANISRRSFLRGSAATMMVPLVGGGLGALLSACSDGQAQPAANGTEGEAANGSDTLSGRYMTALGFSLSFIETVIAKEQGFFDEQGLFLEILGGQGTATALQSVLGGTTQLSRANAINGIIAIANEQAPIINIGTVRQRGQFELVSLPDSPINSPDDLSEGLTIGIVSAAGATENLLDLILSNQGIDLGSIQRPVTGVGPAGYELARDGSVDAWISVNTDRQTLEDDGNDLVSFNIYDHVDLPSDTYCCALELVENDDDRPARFLAGVLQAMDWATDESNWEQAVEHLRVYNNEIDTEAALVEFPLMVEDWNANGEDGRLALVEQKWSGGQEALTSVGLVNETVELDKLIYPDYLEQARERI
- a CDS encoding aldehyde dehydrogenase family protein, with translation MEVISPIDGAVFATVGEHTVADAERALATAAAAQPAWAATAAGERGRLLHRVADLIRRDRESLAELESRNTGKLLADTRREVERAADCFTYYAGWADKVLGRTIPVPGDFHTYTERVPFGVALGIIPWNVPLFFAAKKMAPALAFGNATVVKPAPETPLTAMALRDLVIEAGIDEDLVHVVVGGREVGAALVTSPDSHLVVVTGHPDTGRAIARAAADTLTPVGLELGGKSPQLVFTDADLDAAADAISLGVFATAGQMCIAGSRLLVHEQVHEPLLERLADRVTRLRVGDPFSPDSDLGPQITSAQRDKTLSFIEGAAGEGARLVGQASLPDDPRLADGYFVPPSLFDQVHPDSTLAQEEVFGPVLGITTFRDEADAVRLANHTRFGLAAGVWTSDVGRAHAISRQLRVGNVWINTYRVLSDLVPFGGFGDSGYGRENGEDAVNLYTTTRATWTSLRAGVPTLFSQARSQ
- a CDS encoding ABC transporter ATP-binding protein; this translates as MADVRVAERAIEVHHVSKTFRVNRNDHVQALRDVHFGIDEGEFVVLLGPSGCGKTTLLRIMGGLEPATEGGISFPGGSGGVGDIGFVFQDATLMPWRSAQRNVEVPLEIAGIDRAARRQRAAELLELVGLRGFEKKLPTQLSGGMRQRVSIARALAHDPPVLLMDEPFGALDAQTRESMNVELQRIWMESAKTVVFVTHSVEEAIFMADRIVLLDTHPGRIHSITPVTFPRPRQPELIRSAPFQDLVSEIRDAIAVVGSGNNDLQPVEGSDDVAH
- a CDS encoding arylmalonate decarboxylase, whose amino-acid sequence is MPDVIGYRANVAVLIPSTNTVVEAEYNMMAPHGVTIHAGRMYVGRPQLHSDEATVQLLDDVRADVPNAVRDVVTLQPDQIVMGMSAPTFYGGLEGCRQYEREITELAGGVPVTSGPASLVRALDALEARTIGVLSPYQPVNDKQVVNYFEEAGRSITGYLGMRTGSATGIAELTEDEVRPKLTELAASKPDAIVQVGTNLAMVRLAGEAERWLGLPVLAINATSMWSALRDLGIDDGIRGFGCLLRDH
- a CDS encoding FAD-dependent oxidoreductase, translated to MSASAAPEKRVLVTGAGPVGLTMAALLAYRGIPTLLVEERAEVDPEPKASTFHAPTLELLDVLGVTEALVGKGLIADKYQNRDREKGVVAEFDFGLLKDDTRYPFRLQCEQQRLCELLLDRLADEPLVEIRFSTRLDAFVDDGDGVTVTLVTDAGESVQERASLLIAADGASSTVREQLGVEFPGTTYEDRYLVFLTDFAFEDVLDDLVLVNYISDPNEFVVLLRAPQAWRVLFRAEPELTEEQAFDPVLAQRRLQGVVPRDEDYNVVHTQLYRIHQRVAERFRVGRTLLIGDAAHLNSPIGGMGMNNGIHDAFDLARSLPDVVAGRATVDSLDDWARRRRDIALEYVQLITDRNSKALAERDEAARQATQEQLRATASDPVKAREWLLSSSMLKAVNAQRLLPYA
- a CDS encoding cysteine hydrolase family protein, translating into MAIDVQNDFCDPSGALARLGADVSANEAMVDALARTLPGLREVGFGITAVRQVTSLRTTSPARRRRMAALGRDPLAVCAEGSWGAELHPGAGFSDADQVIEKHRYSAFVDTALPLLLRSARADGIIVVGTAANVCVDSTVRDAFMRDFEVIVVPELVGWTDQRLGRPAIDNLGRHFATLMDADDLLSAVRHGQLQPAGA
- a CDS encoding LLM class flavin-dependent oxidoreductase, which gives rise to MREFWRAADDLGVFRGGWVYDHLLPIFTDGAGGPVLESWTLLTALGASTTRLRLGVMVSGNVYRNPALLMKMATSIDVISDGRVDLGLGAGWNAEEYQRFGFGDVAAPGLPPVRERMDRLDEACAVVTAMRRSPDGATVQGRYHGVDRAVLDPAPLGPLPLYIGGRGERRTLRTAARFADGWNLPAGDAAVLAHKRGVLERHCADLGRDPAEVEVSAQVVVDAGIDAAVDKAQALRAAGAGHVVFVFDPPLRTVDLQALATRLDEHTA
- a CDS encoding class I SAM-dependent methyltransferase, translated to MTQGTFRPSASTLADHDYLDYVEGVRKFAKSAMDAAARAVVEDVLAEHGEPVRDVPTLRALIDPSPVVGLRNRLLRSQQEMMWRRIHQTLDARRGELLAELEAAEQRGPGSVHWDPDLAYPEYFTSADIHLQPESYEGDDLAGYIYHYGTNIFYVGRNDDDRAKQGTVDRLPLPEGPTEAVLDLACSIGQSTTALKKRLPEARVTGIDLAAPMVRYAHLRASTLGIDVDFRQESAADLSFEDGTFDLVYCNILFHEVPRETAEQVVAEAHRVLRNGGMFIVQDFGNRSPDGPMTMQDYTRNIDTNFNGEPFASRFVYSDFLDLLRATFADVDPDASPDPSGIRQMRVCRK
- a CDS encoding MFS transporter → MTTDAAPIEPPARRAGKLLLDRGFGPFFLGNLVSNSGTWFQNIAAVLLIHQLTGSATYVGLVSAMQFGMTLLWSPWAGTWADRVDRRWLMLFGQALGLTSAVSLALLARGPLSPVAILSLVALAGCGHAISSPAMQASIPNLVRPSEVAQAVALQSLTFNLARAVGPAAGAFVYARHGPSVSFAVNAASYGLFILLLLGLRLRRHHALRTADRSVLAGLRFVRQRPALVAALAGVGALGFVMDPVNTLTPSLAGLLGRGDEVVGIMVTTFGIGAVAVVPFISRLRGDRAPGTSGARALMVLAASQALLGLSPNLGIALVALLVGGAGFLFGVADLTAVIHARVNEHLKGRVMAIWGMAFLGSRPAAAVFHGSLADATNPRVTTIVTATLGVAAAVAVRRRLAAADRAVPR